From the genome of Segatella hominis, one region includes:
- a CDS encoding DUF4133 domain-containing protein, which produces MADYPINKGIGHSVEFKGLKAQYLFIFAGGLLAVFFLVVVLYMAGSDQLVCIGLGLTLGSLLVWGTFHLNNKYGEHGLMKLLASKSHPRYILNRRKTNRMFKHKKKEE; this is translated from the coding sequence ATGGCTGACTACCCAATCAACAAGGGCATCGGTCATTCGGTTGAGTTCAAGGGACTGAAGGCACAGTACCTCTTCATCTTCGCAGGTGGACTGCTTGCCGTCTTCTTCCTTGTGGTCGTCCTCTATATGGCAGGTTCGGACCAACTGGTCTGCATCGGCTTGGGTCTCACGCTCGGATCATTGCTTGTATGGGGAACATTCCATCTGAACAACAAGTATGGTGAGCATGGACTGATGAAGCTCCTTGCCTCCAAGAGCCATCCACGCTATATCCTCAACCGAAGGAAAACAAACCGAATGTTCAAACATAAAAAGAAAGAAGAATGA
- a CDS encoding DUF4134 domain-containing protein, with amino-acid sequence MNKKNRIILLAAMIVAAVSQTFAQGNGLAGINEATSMVTSYFDPGTKLIYAIGAVVGLIGGIKVYGKFSSGDPDTSKTAASWFGACIFLIVSATILRSFFL; translated from the coding sequence ATGAACAAGAAAAACAGAATCATTCTTCTCGCTGCGATGATTGTCGCAGCCGTATCACAGACATTCGCGCAAGGCAACGGACTTGCAGGTATCAACGAGGCAACAAGTATGGTGACCTCCTACTTCGACCCGGGCACGAAGCTCATCTACGCCATCGGTGCCGTGGTAGGTCTCATCGGAGGCATCAAGGTGTATGGCAAGTTCTCATCAGGCGACCCGGACACGAGCAAGACTGCCGCAAGCTGGTTCGGAGCCTGCATCTTCCTCATCGTGAGTGCAACCATCCTCCGCTCATTCTTCCTATAA
- a CDS encoding DUF3408 domain-containing protein, whose product MKKRNSVKRQIPSIDDKELYEIYMRNHDECKKKIHKQIDACLDEAFPNSSSYKENDLEGDVTFGNFEMGQFEPIDRTEKNRSEQYVDKFMVDADFTVRPRKQIYIREETHERIMRLVNVVGKGQVSMSSYIDNIINEHFNVYDAEIKTAFEEGIKAYRL is encoded by the coding sequence ATGAAAAAAAGAAACAGTGTTAAAAGACAAATTCCTTCGATAGATGACAAGGAGTTGTATGAGATTTACATGAGAAATCATGATGAGTGCAAGAAGAAAATTCATAAGCAGATTGACGCTTGTCTTGATGAGGCTTTTCCAAACAGTTCTTCATACAAAGAGAATGATTTGGAGGGGGATGTAACATTTGGAAATTTCGAGATGGGACAGTTTGAACCAATTGATAGAACGGAGAAAAACCGTAGCGAGCAGTATGTAGATAAGTTCATGGTAGATGCAGACTTTACTGTAAGACCAAGAAAACAAATCTATATCAGAGAAGAGACCCATGAGCGCATTATGAGGCTTGTGAATGTCGTTGGCAAGGGACAGGTTTCCATGTCAAGTTACATTGATAACATCATCAACGAGCACTTCAACGTATATGATGCAGAAATTAAAACTGCATTTGAGGAAGGTATAAAGGCATATCGCCTCTAA
- a CDS encoding DUF3408 domain-containing protein — protein MAKNLKVNIDSEEFRNSFRPHMPPSRASTEEPIQKEAPKNEVSKPKEAIPSKGTSYLMDEYQERYIRRSENPARSGKMTYIRKEYHETIMRLVSVINREDMSLSGYIDHVLTEHFQKYGEVIKEVYKKNNKDIIMW, from the coding sequence ATGGCAAAGAATCTGAAAGTAAACATCGACTCGGAAGAGTTCAGAAACTCATTCCGACCACACATGCCACCAAGCAGGGCGTCAACGGAAGAACCTATACAAAAGGAGGCTCCAAAGAACGAAGTCAGCAAACCGAAAGAAGCGATACCTTCCAAGGGTACTTCATATCTCATGGATGAATACCAAGAAAGGTACATCCGCAGGTCTGAGAATCCTGCTCGTTCTGGCAAGATGACATACATCCGAAAGGAGTATCATGAAACCATCATGCGCCTCGTGTCTGTCATTAACCGTGAGGACATGTCCTTGTCGGGTTATATAGACCATGTGCTGACAGAACATTTCCAAAAATATGGGGAAGTTATCAAAGAAGTGTATAAGAAGAATAACAAGGACATAATCATGTGGTAA
- a CDS encoding ParA family protein: MKKEPTFIAFSTQKGGAGKTTLTVLMASYLYYVRGYDVVVVDCDFPQFSIKDMRERDMQSIESNEYLLRQTHEMMKRTGKPAYPIVESRPEEAVETVKPFLDMDTPPDFIFFDLAGTIDNLGVIDTVATMDYIFCPITADNVVLRSSIMFASQLNDMFVSVGKTNIKELNMLWNMVDAREKTDLYEKAGRVMDGLGLSVLDTFIPDSKRFRKECAEDGNKAVFRSTILPPDKQLIKGSNIEKLADEILSIIKK; the protein is encoded by the coding sequence ATGAAGAAAGAACCAACATTCATCGCCTTCTCCACCCAAAAGGGAGGGGCTGGCAAGACAACACTAACGGTGTTGATGGCAAGTTACCTTTATTATGTCAGAGGCTACGATGTCGTGGTGGTTGACTGCGACTTTCCACAGTTCAGCATCAAAGACATGAGAGAACGTGACATGCAGAGTATCGAGAGCAACGAGTATCTGTTGAGACAGACACATGAGATGATGAAACGAACTGGCAAACCTGCCTATCCAATCGTGGAGAGTCGTCCAGAAGAGGCAGTGGAAACTGTTAAGCCTTTCTTGGATATGGATACTCCGCCAGACTTCATCTTCTTCGACCTCGCAGGAACGATTGACAATCTCGGCGTGATAGATACCGTTGCTACAATGGACTACATCTTTTGCCCAATTACGGCAGACAACGTGGTATTGAGAAGTTCCATCATGTTCGCCAGCCAGTTGAATGATATGTTCGTCAGTGTCGGAAAGACCAATATCAAAGAGTTGAATATGCTTTGGAATATGGTTGATGCAAGAGAGAAGACAGACCTCTATGAGAAAGCTGGTCGTGTGATGGACGGATTGGGCTTGTCGGTTTTGGATACATTCATTCCCGACAGCAAGCGATTCAGAAAGGAATGTGCAGAGGATGGCAACAAAGCGGTATTCCGCTCCACAATCCTTCCTCCCGACAAGCAGTTGATAAAGGGCAGCAACATAGAGAAACTTGCTGACGAAATTCTATCAATCATCAAGAAGTAA
- the mobA gene encoding conjugal transfer protein MobA, whose product MNTERKRGGRIPKLNPKSHHVMLRFDDDEWMKFLVMYEQTDVKAKAVFAKARIFGEPFKVLREDKTLVEYYTKLSSFHSQYRMIGNNYNQVVKELRCHFSEKKAMALLYKLENCTRELVSLTREIVELTRKFEERWSQR is encoded by the coding sequence ATGAACACAGAAAGAAAACGAGGGGGACGAATCCCCAAGCTGAACCCGAAGTCGCACCATGTGATGCTTCGGTTCGACGATGACGAGTGGATGAAATTCCTCGTCATGTATGAGCAGACTGATGTGAAGGCAAAGGCTGTCTTTGCCAAGGCACGCATCTTCGGCGAGCCGTTCAAGGTGCTGCGCGAGGACAAGACACTGGTGGAATACTACACCAAGCTTTCTTCTTTTCACTCGCAGTACCGAATGATTGGCAACAACTACAACCAGGTTGTCAAGGAACTCCGTTGTCATTTCTCAGAGAAAAAGGCGATGGCTTTGCTCTATAAGCTGGAGAATTGCACCAGGGAACTGGTCTCTCTTACCCGTGAGATTGTTGAACTAACCCGTAAGTTTGAGGAAAGATGGTCGCAAAGATAA
- the mobB gene encoding conjugal transfer protein MobB produces the protein MVAKISFGSSLYGALAYNGEKINKEEGKLLATNKIFDDCSGKTSIANALRDFQRYLSPHIRTEKPVVHISLNPHPDDVLTDMEMENIAREYLERMGYGNQPYMVYKHEDIDRHHMHIVTIRVDENGKCLDSRYNYHRSKAITRDLEEKYNLHKADRKQRQADNPLRKVDISQGNVKKQVANTVKSLCATYRFQSLGEYRALLSLYNISLEEVRGEVGGREYHGFVYSATDGQGNKVGNPFKASKIDKSVGVEAIEKRFAYSTKKFKEDKKLSEMTRHSVEAVLKQTYHKDKFIELLKAKGIDVVFRHTADGRIYGATFIDHRTQSVFNGSRLGTNLSANALQELFTLPYENEQPIPLTIPTEDGVVLEKELQSSGLFDEYGSGLGLMSGGGSSNEAQEAAFDRELRRKKKKRKGRNL, from the coding sequence ATGGTCGCAAAGATAAGTTTTGGAAGTTCATTGTATGGGGCTCTGGCATACAATGGTGAGAAGATTAACAAGGAAGAGGGAAAACTCTTGGCTACAAACAAGATCTTCGATGATTGTTCGGGAAAGACGAGCATCGCCAATGCCTTGCGTGATTTCCAGCGATACCTTTCTCCGCACATCAGAACAGAGAAGCCTGTCGTGCATATATCCTTGAATCCGCATCCAGATGATGTGCTGACGGATATGGAAATGGAGAACATCGCCCGTGAATACTTGGAGCGCATGGGATATGGCAACCAGCCATACATGGTTTACAAGCATGAGGACATCGACCGTCATCACATGCACATCGTGACCATCCGAGTGGATGAAAACGGCAAGTGTTTGGATAGCCGATACAACTACCATAGGAGCAAGGCTATCACCCGTGACTTGGAGGAGAAGTACAATCTCCACAAGGCAGACCGCAAGCAACGCCAGGCAGACAATCCACTCCGCAAGGTGGATATAAGCCAAGGCAATGTGAAAAAGCAGGTTGCCAATACCGTAAAATCTCTCTGCGCTACCTACAGGTTCCAGTCCTTGGGCGAATACCGTGCACTTCTTTCCTTATATAATATATCCTTGGAGGAAGTCAGAGGCGAAGTTGGCGGTCGTGAGTATCATGGTTTTGTCTATTCTGCCACGGACGGACAGGGCAACAAAGTTGGAAATCCTTTCAAGGCTTCCAAGATTGATAAGTCTGTCGGTGTGGAGGCGATAGAAAAGCGGTTCGCTTATTCTACCAAGAAGTTCAAGGAAGACAAGAAACTCTCCGAGATGACCCGTCATAGCGTAGAAGCAGTCTTGAAGCAGACATACCATAAGGATAAGTTCATAGAACTTCTGAAAGCAAAGGGCATTGATGTTGTTTTCCGCCATACAGCTGACGGCCGTATCTACGGAGCAACATTCATTGACCACCGCACCCAAAGCGTTTTCAATGGTTCAAGGCTTGGAACGAATCTTTCTGCCAATGCCCTGCAGGAGCTCTTCACCTTGCCTTACGAGAATGAGCAACCGATACCGCTTACCATTCCAACGGAAGATGGCGTTGTCTTGGAGAAGGAACTTCAAAGCTCTGGCTTGTTCGATGAGTACGGCAGCGGTCTTGGACTTATGTCTGGAGGAGGTTCATCAAATGAGGCACAGGAAGCAGCATTCGATAGAGAGTTACGCAGAAAGAAAAAGAAGCGAAAAGGGAGAAACCTTTAA
- the mobC gene encoding conjugal transfer protein MobC, which yields MAQEDDLRALGKIMDFLRAVSIILAIMNVYWYCYEAMRMWGVTIGVVDRILINFNRTGSLFHSILYTKLFSLLLLALSCLGTKGVKAEKMSWSKIWTVLVVGFCLFFLNWWILLLPISHLGNATLYIFTMTAGYICLLMGGLWMSRLLKHNLMEDVFNNENESFMQETKLMENEYSVNLPTRFYYKKKWQRGWINVVNPFRATIVLGTPGSGKSFAVVNNYIKQQIEKGYSMYIYDFKFPDLSTIAYNHMMNHQNGYKVKPQFYVINFDDPRRSHRCNPIHPDFMSDISDAYESAYTIMLNLNKTWVQKQGDFFVESPIILFAAIIWYLRIYKNGKYCTFPHAIELLNRRYEDVFPILTSYPELENYLSPFMDAWQGGAMEQLAGQIASAKIPLSRMISPQLYWVMSASEFTLDINNPEEPKILCVGNNPDRQNIYGAALGLYNSRIVKLINKKGQLKSSVIIDELPTIYFKGLDNLIATARSNKVAVCLGFQDFSQLVRDYGDKEAKVVINTVGNIFSGQVVGETAKTLSERFGKVLQKRQSISINRQDVSTSINTQMDSLIPPSKISGLTQGMFVGSVSDNFNERIEQKIFHCEIVVDAEKVKREESAYKKIPVITDFTDEDGNDHMKETVQANYRRIKEEVKQIVQDELERIAGDDNLKHLLQQK from the coding sequence ATGGCACAAGAAGACGATTTGAGAGCATTGGGAAAAATAATGGATTTTCTCCGTGCCGTGAGTATTATACTCGCAATTATGAATGTATATTGGTATTGCTATGAGGCAATGCGCATGTGGGGAGTGACAATCGGGGTTGTTGACAGAATCCTGATTAACTTCAACCGTACAGGTAGTTTATTTCATTCTATCCTCTACACAAAATTGTTCTCGCTCTTACTCTTGGCTCTCTCATGCTTGGGAACCAAGGGCGTAAAGGCAGAGAAGATGAGTTGGAGCAAGATTTGGACGGTTCTTGTCGTAGGTTTCTGTCTGTTCTTCCTCAACTGGTGGATATTATTGTTGCCTATATCTCATTTGGGCAATGCCACGCTGTACATCTTTACAATGACAGCGGGTTATATCTGCCTGTTGATGGGAGGACTCTGGATGAGTAGACTCTTGAAACACAACCTCATGGAGGATGTCTTCAATAATGAGAACGAGAGTTTCATGCAGGAGACCAAACTCATGGAGAACGAGTATTCTGTCAATCTTCCCACTCGCTTCTACTACAAGAAGAAATGGCAGAGAGGATGGATCAACGTGGTCAATCCATTCCGTGCCACCATCGTGTTAGGTACACCGGGTAGTGGTAAGTCCTTTGCTGTAGTGAACAACTACATCAAACAGCAGATAGAGAAGGGTTACTCGATGTATATCTATGATTTCAAGTTTCCCGACCTTTCGACGATTGCCTACAATCACATGATGAACCATCAGAATGGATATAAGGTCAAGCCCCAGTTCTATGTCATCAACTTTGACGATCCTCGCAGAAGTCATCGCTGCAATCCGATTCACCCGGATTTCATGAGTGATATTTCCGATGCTTACGAAAGTGCATACACCATCATGCTCAACCTCAACAAGACGTGGGTTCAGAAGCAGGGCGACTTCTTTGTGGAAAGTCCGATTATCCTCTTTGCAGCTATCATCTGGTATTTGCGCATCTATAAAAACGGAAAGTATTGTACCTTTCCCCATGCCATCGAATTGCTTAACCGCAGATACGAGGATGTCTTTCCGATTCTGACGAGCTATCCCGAACTGGAGAACTATCTTTCTCCATTCATGGATGCATGGCAAGGTGGAGCGATGGAGCAGTTAGCGGGGCAGATTGCAAGCGCAAAGATTCCACTTTCAAGAATGATCTCACCACAACTCTACTGGGTGATGTCCGCAAGCGAGTTTACACTCGACATCAACAATCCCGAAGAACCGAAGATTCTATGTGTCGGCAACAATCCCGACCGTCAGAACATTTATGGTGCTGCACTCGGCTTGTACAACAGCCGCATCGTGAAACTCATCAACAAGAAGGGACAACTCAAATCATCCGTTATCATTGACGAGTTGCCGACTATCTATTTCAAAGGCTTGGATAATCTGATTGCCACGGCACGAAGCAACAAGGTTGCCGTCTGCCTGGGTTTTCAGGACTTCTCGCAGTTGGTTCGTGATTATGGAGACAAGGAGGCTAAGGTGGTTATCAATACCGTTGGTAATATCTTCAGCGGGCAGGTCGTTGGCGAAACCGCCAAGACTTTATCCGAGCGTTTTGGAAAAGTGCTCCAAAAGCGTCAATCCATTTCCATCAACCGTCAGGATGTCTCTACATCCATCAATACCCAGATGGACAGTCTCATTCCGCCAAGCAAGATTAGCGGACTCACCCAAGGTATGTTTGTCGGTTCTGTGTCCGACAACTTCAACGAGCGCATCGAGCAGAAGATTTTCCACTGCGAGATTGTGGTGGATGCCG